A segment of the Pseudomonas serboccidentalis genome:
TTGCCGATCAGGGTGGGTTTACCCGCGCCGGCGAAATGGTCAACCGCACGCAATCGGCGGTGAGCATGCAGATGAAGCGTCTGGAAGAAGACGTGTTGCAGCGCCAGCTGTTCGAGCGTGACGGACGTCAGGTGCGCCTGACCGCCGAGGGCCAGGTGCTGCTCGGGTATGCGCGGCGCATCCTGAAATTGCACAGCGAGGTGTTCAACACCCTGCGCGAGCCGCACATGGTCGGCACCGTGCGCATCGGTACGCCGGACGATTACGTGATGCGTTTCCTGCCGGGGATCCTCTCGCGGTTCGCCCAGTTCTATCCGCTGATCCAGATCGAAGTGCATTGCGAGTCCAGCAAGCAGCTGTTGCAGCGTACCGACCTGGATTTGTCGATCGTCACCCGCGAGCCGGGCAACGAGATCGGCCAGTTGCTGCGCAAGGAGCGTTTCGTCTGGGCCGAGGCGCAAAATTTCAGCGCCCACGAGCAGACGCCGTTGCCGCTGGCGATGTTCAACAGTGATTGTTTCTGCCGCTTGTGGGCGTGCAATGCGCTGGACGCGATGGGCCGCGACTACCGCATCGCCTACAACAGCACCAGCCTGTCGGCGCTGATGGCGGTGGTAAGCGCGGGTCTGGCGATCACCGCGCAACTGGAAAGCCTGATCACCCCGGACATGCGCATTCTCGGCGCCAACGAAGACCTGCCGTTGCTGCCCGAGGCCAGCATCATGCTGATCCGCAACCTGAACAATCCGTCGCCGATCACCGAGTGCCTGGCCGAGCACATCGTCGAAGGCTTCAAACTTTAAACGCGAGCATCACCGCACACAGCACCAGAAAACCGCAGAACAGCCCGCGCAGCAGCCTTTCCGGCATGGCGTGGGCGACTTTCACGCCCCAACTGATGCTCGCCAGGCCGCCGATGGCCAGCGGCAGGCCGATCATCCAGTCCACCTCGTGATGCACCGCGTACGTCACCAACGTCACGCCGGTGCTCGGCAACGCCAGCGCCAGCGACAGGCCCTGGGCGACCACTTGGCTGGTGCCGAACAGGCTGGTCAGCACCGGCGTCGCCACCACGGCCCCGCCGACACCGAACAGCCCGCCCATGGTCCCGGACGCCGCGCCAAGCACACCCAGCCATGGCCATGAGTAACGCATCTCGGAGGTCGCCGCGGGCCGCGCGCCGAACATCCGCACCAGGTTGTAGACCGACAACACGATGAGGAACGCGACAAAGCCGATGCGCATGGTCTGCGCATCGATGCCCACCGCCCAGATCGAACCGATCCAGGCAAAGCAGAAGCCCATGACCGCCAGCGGCAGCGCATGGCGCAGTTCGATGCGATTGCGCTGGTGATAGCGCCACAGCGCCAGCATCACGTTGGGCACGACCATTACCAGCGCCGTGCCTTGGGCGATCTGCTGATCGAGGCCGAACCAAACGCCCAGCAGCGGAATCGCGATCAGGCCACC
Coding sequences within it:
- a CDS encoding LysR substrate-binding domain-containing protein; the protein is MSAYPSIDTDVLRTFVAIADQGGFTRAGEMVNRTQSAVSMQMKRLEEDVLQRQLFERDGRQVRLTAEGQVLLGYARRILKLHSEVFNTLREPHMVGTVRIGTPDDYVMRFLPGILSRFAQFYPLIQIEVHCESSKQLLQRTDLDLSIVTREPGNEIGQLLRKERFVWAEAQNFSAHEQTPLPLAMFNSDCFCRLWACNALDAMGRDYRIAYNSTSLSALMAVVSAGLAITAQLESLITPDMRILGANEDLPLLPEASIMLIRNLNNPSPITECLAEHIVEGFKL
- a CDS encoding sulfite exporter TauE/SafE family protein — its product is MIEFLLYLLFGAALGTLGGIFGIGGGLIAIPLLGVWFGLDQQIAQGTALVMVVPNVMLALWRYHQRNRIELRHALPLAVMGFCFAWIGSIWAVGIDAQTMRIGFVAFLIVLSVYNLVRMFGARPAATSEMRYSWPWLGVLGAASGTMGGLFGVGGAVVATPVLTSLFGTSQVVAQGLSLALALPSTGVTLVTYAVHHEVDWMIGLPLAIGGLASISWGVKVAHAMPERLLRGLFCGFLVLCAVMLAFKV